Proteins encoded in a region of the Clostridia bacterium genome:
- a CDS encoding helix-turn-helix transcriptional regulator has protein sequence MNIGSIIKTKRQQKDLTQEQFAEYFNVSISAVSQWESGKTVPDFSLLIPLSEFFDITLDELLGKTPGEKKKAIEEYDRLNGELTNKGEVDAAIELWREALARYPGDFHCMHMLQSNLFLSYCANHGNEASEKKAQECVSLGERILRDCKEDECRQGAIQILTYIYSFKDLPFSDEGKAVSYANMAGDASVCRQQLLEHAYFSKESKNKRLETKHYNRLFYAERLTQSLVYDDDIPKGYYLKALETALNIWKQLIYDENYLFYHTRVAEIYSYIASIHAGNGEKKETLEALERALEHSHKYDTLPPKEQNYTSVLVCNASSDPSKFSKNYTETHTQLVLDRMKQKEFDFLQKDSDFLALIRKYETV, from the coding sequence ATGAATATTGGTTCGATTATTAAAACAAAAAGGCAGCAAAAGGATTTGACACAAGAACAGTTTGCTGAGTATTTTAATGTTTCAATTTCAGCAGTTTCTCAATGGGAGAGTGGAAAGACGGTACCGGACTTTTCGCTGTTAATTCCGCTTTCGGAGTTTTTCGATATCACGCTTGATGAACTACTCGGCAAAACACCGGGTGAAAAGAAAAAAGCGATTGAGGAATACGATAGACTGAACGGCGAGCTGACGAATAAGGGCGAGGTTGATGCGGCGATTGAGCTGTGGCGCGAAGCGCTTGCGCGTTATCCGGGGGATTTCCATTGTATGCATATGCTTCAGTCAAACCTTTTCTTGTCATATTGTGCCAATCACGGCAACGAGGCTTCGGAAAAAAAGGCACAGGAATGTGTTTCCCTCGGTGAGCGAATTTTGCGCGATTGTAAAGAAGATGAGTGTAGACAAGGCGCTATCCAGATTTTGACATACATCTATTCTTTCAAAGATCTTCCTTTCTCCGACGAAGGCAAGGCTGTAAGCTATGCAAATATGGCAGGCGACGCTTCTGTTTGCCGTCAGCAACTGCTTGAACACGCATATTTTTCAAAAGAAAGCAAGAATAAAAGGCTTGAGACCAAACATTATAATCGCTTATTCTATGCCGAAAGGCTGACGCAAAGTTTGGTTTATGACGATGATATCCCCAAGGGATACTATCTCAAAGCTCTGGAAACGGCGCTCAACATATGGAAACAGCTTATTTATGACGAAAACTATTTGTTTTATCACACAAGAGTTGCGGAGATTTACTCATATATTGCTTCTATACACGCTGGGAACGGAGAAAAGAAAGAAACGCTTGAAGCGCTCGAAAGAGCCCTTGAACACTCACACAAATACGATACGCTTCCGCCAAAAGAACAAAACTATACGAGCGTTTTAGTCTGCAACGCTTCCTCCGATCCGTCGAAATTCTCAAAAAACTATACGGAGACCCATACTCAGCTGGTTTTGGATCGTATGAAACAAAAAGAATTTGATTTTTTACAAAAAGATTCTGATTTTTTGGCATTGATAAGAAAATATGAAACAGTATAA
- a CDS encoding TIGR03905 family TSCPD domain-containing protein yields the protein MRYDYKTENVCSQVISFDIDGDVISNIEFYGGCNGNLKAISKLVDGWTVEKIEQYLLGNTCGRRPTSCADQLAKAVRKAYNETHAA from the coding sequence ATGCGTTACGATTACAAAACCGAAAACGTCTGCTCTCAGGTCATCAGCTTTGACATCGACGGCGACGTTATCAGCAACATAGAGTTTTACGGCGGATGCAACGGCAATCTAAAGGCGATCAGCAAGCTCGTCGACGGGTGGACGGTGGAGAAGATCGAGCAGTATCTGCTCGGCAACACCTGCGGACGCCGCCCGACCTCCTGCGCCGATCAGCTCGCGAAGGCGGTCAGAAAGGCCTATAACGAAACTCACGCCGCGTAA
- a CDS encoding MarR family transcriptional regulator has translation MDKYDALRLENQICFPLYAASREIIKKYTPYLRELDLTYTQYIAMMVLWQEKEISVKNLGAKLFLDSGTLTPVLKSLEEKGYVARRRSEDDERVVMVAATEAGAALKEKAVFVPESMAGCVRLEPRDAAKLYELLYKLLASLN, from the coding sequence ATGGATAAATACGACGCGCTCAGGCTTGAAAATCAAATATGTTTCCCGCTTTACGCGGCGTCGCGCGAGATAATCAAGAAGTACACGCCGTATCTCAGGGAGCTCGATCTGACCTATACGCAGTATATCGCCATGATGGTGCTCTGGCAGGAGAAAGAGATAAGCGTCAAGAACCTCGGCGCTAAACTTTTTCTCGACAGCGGCACGCTGACTCCGGTACTGAAATCGCTTGAGGAAAAGGGCTACGTAGCACGCCGCAGAAGCGAAGACGACGAGCGCGTGGTGATGGTTGCGGCAACCGAAGCGGGCGCCGCGCTGAAGGAAAAAGCCGTTTTCGTGCCGGAAAGCATGGCAGGATGCGTGCGGCTTGAGCCTCGGGACGCCGCGAAACTCTACGAGTTACTTTATAAGCTCCTCGCTTCGCTGAATTGA
- a CDS encoding TnpV protein yields the protein MNLNIGNIGVWGFRHYEFLKQNRPSTVGVMRMNGTLEGYLKEVNQAATEMLESLVRQYATAEGVTESFKRTDQLGWVNRMNNIRNRAEEVVLNEIIYR from the coding sequence ATGAATCTGAACATCGGTAACATCGGAGTATGGGGCTTTAGGCACTATGAGTTTCTTAAGCAGAACCGCCCGTCAACCGTCGGCGTTATGCGCATGAACGGAACACTTGAAGGGTATCTCAAAGAGGTCAACCAAGCAGCAACGGAAATGCTTGAATCACTCGTCCGACAATACGCAACAGCGGAAGGCGTCACAGAATCCTTCAAACGCACGGATCAACTGGGCTGGGTGAACCGGATGAACAACATCCGCAACCGCGCCGAAGAGGTCGTTCTGAACGAAATCATATACCGATAA
- a CDS encoding glutathione peroxidase — MSIYDFKVKTMDGGEVSLADYKGKVLLIVNTATGCGFTPQYDALQDLYEAHQADGLEILDFPCNQFHEQAPGDDEDIHSFCTGRYGITFPQFSKIDVLGENADPLFKYLSENTQFEGFGKSPMTLILKAVVKKMDKDYKKNGNVKWNFTKFLISREGEIIARFEPTADMKDVAEKVKEAL; from the coding sequence ATGTCTATCTATGATTTCAAAGTCAAAACAATGGATGGCGGCGAGGTTTCGCTGGCGGATTACAAGGGGAAGGTACTGCTTATCGTAAACACCGCGACGGGCTGCGGCTTCACCCCGCAATATGACGCGCTGCAGGATCTTTACGAGGCGCATCAGGCGGACGGTCTGGAAATACTCGACTTCCCCTGCAACCAGTTCCACGAGCAGGCGCCCGGCGACGACGAGGATATCCACAGCTTCTGCACCGGCCGCTACGGGATAACCTTCCCGCAGTTCTCGAAAATCGACGTCCTCGGCGAAAATGCCGACCCCCTCTTCAAATACCTTTCGGAGAACACGCAGTTCGAGGGCTTCGGCAAGAGCCCGATGACTCTTATCCTCAAAGCGGTCGTCAAAAAGATGGATAAGGATTATAAAAAAAACGGCAACGTGAAATGGAACTTCACGAAGTTCCTGATAAGCCGCGAAGGCGAGATCATCGCCCGCTTTGAGCCGACGGCCGATATGAAGGACGTCGCGGAAAAAGTCAAGGAGGCGCTCTGA
- a CDS encoding flavodoxin family protein, which produces MKTAVSYYTRSGNTQKLAEAIAAALGVTARPVADGIEDETEILFLGSSPYAFDVDGAIKEFVAACAGKVGVIVCFGTSASGMSTRKKIKAAADKAGVKVCEEYFNCPGRFKFMHKGRPNDGDAAAAAKFAVDIRDKLASGR; this is translated from the coding sequence ATGAAAACAGCTGTATCGTATTACACCAGATCCGGCAACACCCAAAAGCTCGCGGAAGCGATCGCGGCTGCGCTCGGCGTTACGGCCCGCCCCGTCGCCGACGGGATCGAGGACGAAACGGAAATACTTTTTCTCGGCAGTTCGCCGTACGCCTTCGACGTTGACGGCGCGATAAAGGAATTCGTCGCCGCCTGCGCCGGCAAGGTCGGCGTTATAGTCTGCTTCGGCACCTCAGCTTCCGGAATGTCCACGCGCAAAAAGATAAAAGCGGCCGCGGATAAGGCGGGCGTAAAGGTGTGTGAAGAATATTTCAACTGCCCCGGCCGTTTCAAATTTATGCACAAGGGACGGCCGAACGACGGGGACGCCGCGGCCGCGGCGAAGTTCGCCGTTGATATTCGGGATAAGCTTGCGTCCGGGCGGTAG